The proteins below come from a single Afipia felis ATCC 53690 genomic window:
- the trpS gene encoding tryptophan--tRNA ligase, protein MTAIQRVFSGVQPTGNLHLGNYLGAIVNFVKLQQTHNCIYCVVDLHAITVWQNPTELTHNIREVTSAFLASGIDPEKHIVFNQSQVAEHAELAWVLNCVARLGWLNRMTQFKEKAGKDRENASVGLYAYPNLMAADILVYRATHVPVGEDQKQHLELARDIAQKFNNDFSESIAAKGYNAKFFPQPEPLITGPATRVMSLRDGSKKMSKSDPSDYSRINLTDDADAIAQKIRKAKTDPEPLPSEEEGLKSRPEADNLVGIYAALSGRTKADVLRDFGGGQFSGFKSTLVDLSVHKLGPIGAEMNRLMQDPGHVDAVLVKGAERARAIASETMKAVKDIVGFVQAK, encoded by the coding sequence ATGACAGCGATTCAGCGGGTTTTTTCAGGCGTCCAGCCGACGGGCAATCTGCACCTCGGCAACTATCTCGGCGCCATCGTCAATTTCGTCAAACTGCAGCAGACCCACAACTGCATCTATTGCGTGGTGGACCTGCACGCGATCACCGTGTGGCAGAACCCGACCGAACTGACGCACAACATCCGCGAAGTGACGTCGGCGTTCCTCGCGAGCGGCATCGACCCCGAAAAGCACATCGTGTTCAACCAGAGCCAAGTGGCCGAGCATGCGGAGCTCGCCTGGGTGCTGAACTGCGTCGCGCGTCTCGGCTGGCTGAACCGCATGACCCAGTTCAAGGAAAAGGCCGGCAAGGATCGCGAGAACGCATCCGTCGGCCTTTACGCCTATCCAAACCTGATGGCGGCGGACATTCTCGTCTATCGCGCGACCCATGTGCCGGTCGGCGAGGACCAGAAGCAGCATCTCGAACTGGCACGCGACATCGCGCAGAAATTCAACAATGACTTTTCTGAGTCTATCGCCGCGAAGGGGTACAACGCGAAATTCTTCCCGCAACCCGAGCCGCTGATCACCGGCCCGGCCACGCGCGTAATGTCGCTGCGCGACGGCTCGAAGAAAATGTCGAAATCCGATCCTTCGGATTACTCGCGCATTAACCTCACCGACGATGCCGACGCCATCGCACAGAAAATCCGCAAGGCCAAAACCGATCCCGAGCCGTTGCCCTCCGAGGAGGAAGGCCTGAAGTCGCGCCCCGAAGCCGACAATCTCGTCGGCATCTACGCCGCGCTGTCCGGCCGCACCAAGGCGGACGTGTTGCGCGACTTCGGTGGCGGACAATTCTCCGGCTTCAAATCGACACTGGTCGACCTGTCCGTGCACAAACTGGGCCCGATCGGTGCGGAAATGAACCGGCTGATGCAGGACCCCGGCCATGTCGATGCCGTGCTGGTGAAAGGTGCCGAGCGCGCCCGCGCCATCGCCTCCGAGACCATGAAGGCGGTGAAGGACATTGTCGGCTTCGTGCAGGCAAAATAA
- a CDS encoding Fur family transcriptional regulator — MPVVKPVPASTSTDIESRCAATGMRMTEQRRVIARVLAESTDHPDVEELYRRCVTVDDKISISTVYRTVKLFEDAGIIERHDFREGRARYEQVPDNHHDHLINLRDGKVIEFTSEQIEVLQTEIARKLGYRLVDHRLELYCVPLDDDKS, encoded by the coding sequence ATGCCAGTTGTGAAACCCGTTCCCGCTTCGACATCGACCGACATCGAGTCGCGCTGTGCCGCGACCGGCATGCGCATGACCGAACAGCGCCGTGTGATCGCGCGCGTACTTGCGGAATCCACCGACCATCCCGACGTGGAAGAACTCTATCGGCGCTGTGTCACGGTCGACGACAAGATCTCGATTTCGACAGTGTACCGCACCGTCAAGCTGTTCGAGGATGCAGGCATCATTGAACGTCACGACTTCCGCGAGGGCCGCGCGCGCTATGAGCAGGTGCCAGACAACCATCACGACCATCTCATCAACCTGCGCGATGGCAAGGTGATCGAATTCACCTCCGAGCAGATCGAGGTGCTGCAGACCGAGATCGCCCGCAAGCTCGGCTACCGGCTGGTGGATCACCGCCTGGAACTGTATTGCGTTCCGCTGGATGACGATAAAAGCTGA
- a CDS encoding adenosine kinase, with protein MNSAKYDVLGIGNALFDILVRVDDKFLTDHGMTKGSMALIDEARAASIYSDMGPATEVSGGSAANTIVGVAQLGARAAYVGKIKDDQIGQLYAHDIRAAGVAFGTAAAKDGPATGCSYILVTPDGERTMNTYLGAAQELSAADIVENEIAAASIIYLEGYLWDPKDAKDAFVKASQIAHQHGRKVALTLSDAFCVGRYRDEFIALMRDKTVDLIFANEAELQSLYDTQDFDAALAQLRNDVALGVVTRSEKGCVVAAKEGITAVSAFPARSVVDTTGAGDLFAAGFLFGLVREAGYEQAGRLGAMAAAEVIQHIGARPQTSLKELAQKHGLPI; from the coding sequence ATGAACAGCGCCAAATACGATGTTCTCGGCATCGGTAACGCCCTTTTCGACATTCTTGTGCGGGTGGACGACAAGTTCCTGACCGACCACGGCATGACGAAAGGTTCGATGGCGCTGATCGACGAGGCCCGCGCCGCGTCGATCTACAGCGACATGGGCCCTGCGACGGAAGTCTCCGGCGGTTCGGCGGCCAACACCATCGTCGGCGTCGCCCAGTTGGGCGCCCGCGCGGCCTATGTTGGCAAAATCAAGGACGACCAGATCGGCCAGCTCTATGCACATGACATTCGTGCTGCGGGTGTCGCGTTCGGCACGGCAGCCGCAAAGGATGGGCCTGCGACCGGCTGTTCCTACATCCTGGTCACGCCCGATGGCGAGCGCACCATGAACACCTACCTCGGTGCGGCGCAGGAACTGTCAGCGGCTGATATTGTTGAGAATGAGATCGCCGCGGCGTCGATCATCTATCTTGAAGGCTATCTGTGGGACCCGAAGGACGCCAAGGATGCTTTCGTCAAGGCGTCGCAGATCGCGCACCAGCACGGCCGCAAGGTCGCGCTGACGCTGTCGGATGCGTTCTGTGTTGGCCGTTATCGCGATGAATTCATCGCCCTGATGCGTGACAAGACGGTCGATCTGATTTTCGCCAACGAAGCGGAATTGCAGTCGCTCTATGACACGCAGGATTTTGACGCCGCGCTCGCGCAGTTGCGCAACGATGTCGCGCTCGGTGTCGTCACGCGCAGCGAGAAGGGGTGCGTCGTCGCGGCGAAGGAAGGGATCACCGCAGTCTCCGCTTTCCCCGCACGGAGCGTGGTCGACACCACCGGCGCAGGCGATCTGTTCGCCGCCGGTTTCCTGTTCGGTCTCGTTCGTGAAGCCGGCTACGAGCAGGCCGGCCGGCTCGGCGCAATGGCCGCGGCGGAAGTGATCCAGCACATCGGTGCCCGCCCGCAGACGTCGCTGAAAGAGCTGGCGCAGAAGCACGGATTGCCCATCTGA
- the rimI gene encoding ribosomal protein S18-alanine N-acetyltransferase, with translation MAGLIAKFLSLFSSHNNAAVEPTNLRDAPAMARLHKSSFHRGWDVGEFEQLLTDRSVLAHKLRMGRTVAGFILSRMAADEAEILSVAIAPNLRGRGLSGPLVRTHLGYLAGQGIRTVFLEVEENNQPARALYARAGFSTVGRRERYYKDDSGAQLNAIVMRRDLSS, from the coding sequence ATGGCGGGCCTTATCGCGAAATTTCTGTCGCTTTTCTCGTCACACAATAATGCGGCGGTCGAGCCCACGAATTTGCGCGACGCGCCCGCGATGGCGCGGCTTCACAAATCCTCCTTCCATCGCGGATGGGATGTCGGCGAGTTCGAGCAATTGCTCACTGACCGCAGCGTGCTCGCACACAAGCTGCGCATGGGCCGCACCGTCGCGGGCTTTATCCTCTCCCGCATGGCGGCCGATGAGGCGGAAATTCTGTCGGTCGCGATCGCGCCCAACCTGCGCGGCCGCGGCCTTTCCGGCCCGCTCGTCCGGACCCATCTCGGCTATCTTGCAGGGCAAGGCATTCGCACGGTTTTTCTCGAGGTCGAGGAAAACAACCAGCCCGCGCGCGCGCTATATGCGCGGGCGGGTTTCAGCACCGTCGGGCGCCGTGAGCGTTACTATAAAGATGACAGTGGCGCTCAATTAAATGCCATCGTGATGCGGCGCGACTTGTCGTCGTAG
- the tsaB gene encoding tRNA (adenosine(37)-N6)-threonylcarbamoyltransferase complex dimerization subunit type 1 TsaB, whose product MLVLAIDTALESCAAAVLDTEAEAFRARQSLPMKRGHAEALMPLIDEVMTASGLSYAALDRIAVTVGPGSFTGLRVGISAARGLGLAANRPVVGITTLAAYAAPLIGEESETPVIAAIDARHGHVYAQVFSGDGTTLIKPAIIPLEEVFRAARFGAAHIVGDAADMLAAQWPSQFEPPMSADRQAAPDIAWVAWLGASVDPDEAPPRPYYLRAPDAKTKAELAQR is encoded by the coding sequence ATGCTCGTTCTCGCCATCGATACCGCGCTGGAATCCTGCGCCGCCGCGGTGCTCGACACCGAAGCGGAAGCCTTTCGCGCACGACAGAGTCTGCCGATGAAGCGCGGCCACGCCGAAGCGCTGATGCCACTGATCGACGAGGTGATGACGGCCTCCGGCCTTTCCTATGCAGCGCTCGACCGGATCGCGGTCACCGTTGGTCCGGGCAGCTTCACCGGGCTGCGGGTGGGCATTTCGGCGGCCCGCGGACTGGGTCTTGCCGCCAACCGTCCTGTTGTCGGCATCACCACACTCGCCGCCTATGCCGCTCCGCTGATCGGAGAGGAAAGCGAAACACCGGTGATCGCGGCGATTGACGCCCGCCACGGCCATGTCTACGCCCAGGTGTTTTCTGGCGACGGCACAACGCTCATCAAACCCGCCATCATACCGCTCGAGGAGGTTTTCCGCGCCGCGCGCTTCGGCGCAGCGCATATCGTCGGCGACGCCGCCGATATGCTCGCGGCGCAATGGCCGTCGCAGTTCGAACCGCCCATGTCGGCCGACCGGCAGGCAGCCCCGGATATCGCATGGGTGGCGTGGCTCGGCGCCAGCGTCGATCCGGACGAGGCACCGCCGCGTCCGTATTATCTGCGCGCGCCCGATGCCAAGACCAAGGCCGAACTGGCGCAACGCTGA
- a CDS encoding methyltransferase family protein, with amino-acid sequence MRPGLIFLGAWVGWIASWVVAALWSSATLRKPVTPLTWLYQSLLLAGSVLLYYRTARWLGAGRLYHVGFGGGYALAVLAILGFCFAWWARIHLGRLWSGSVTLKEGHHVVETGPYAIVRHPIYTGLLVAVIATAIALATVLSLLSIVFIAAGIWLKARIEENWLRAELGEGEYDAYRKRVPMLVPFMRP; translated from the coding sequence ATGCGACCTGGCTTGATATTTCTCGGCGCTTGGGTGGGTTGGATCGCGTCATGGGTTGTCGCTGCACTCTGGAGCAGTGCGACCCTGCGCAAGCCGGTAACGCCGCTGACGTGGCTGTATCAGTCCCTGCTGCTCGCAGGCAGCGTATTGCTTTATTATCGGACGGCGCGATGGCTCGGCGCGGGGCGTCTCTATCATGTCGGTTTCGGTGGTGGCTACGCGCTGGCGGTATTGGCGATTCTTGGCTTTTGCTTCGCGTGGTGGGCGCGCATTCATCTCGGGCGCCTGTGGTCAGGATCGGTGACCTTGAAAGAAGGGCATCATGTTGTTGAAACGGGTCCATACGCCATTGTGCGCCACCCGATCTATACTGGCTTGCTGGTCGCCGTGATCGCGACGGCCATTGCGCTGGCGACGGTGCTGAGTCTGCTGTCGATTGTCTTCATCGCAGCAGGAATCTGGCTCAAGGCCCGGATCGAGGAGAATTGGCTTCGCGCCGAACTCGGTGAAGGCGAATACGACGCCTACCGCAAAAGGGTGCCGATGCTGGTGCCGTTCATGAGGCCGTAA
- the murJ gene encoding murein biosynthesis integral membrane protein MurJ, whose translation MIRHILTVSAGTLISRVLGFLRDTLIAALLGAGPVADAFLVALQFINVARRALSEGSLNAALVPIYLRLRDSEGAIAATAFAGQVMGSLCLILIGIAVVFTGLMPFVISVMAPGFIGHQTMQLAIDDARLMMPYFAFVGPITVMMGVLNAERRFLLTAFSPVLFNLMMIAIILSLLLWHHDAQTSATIIAGAVGVAGCFQMLVLIQRRPWRSGLAAPIRISFNPQIRAFYRKAVPGMIANSGPQFLIVAGAIIASGAPAAVSWLYFANRLIELPLGMVGVAMGTVLMPEFTHAIQNDDHDALTHAQSRGVELALGLVLPATLGLMLLSEPIIGILFQHGAFTATDTVATAEALSVLALGLPAYVLVKVLSPAFFAREDTRTPLLATLAGIASAVIAGLLVSHRFGVSGIAASISLGAWICALILTWRGASSFGFSIDETARMRLPRIVLCAAIMGLTLFTSQYFVAPLTENAPFFPRLTILGGMIAAGISFYGLLLDLFDVVSWGEAFGDLRDRSPRGK comes from the coding sequence ATGATCCGCCACATCCTCACGGTTTCCGCCGGAACGCTGATCTCGCGGGTCTTGGGCTTTCTCCGCGACACCCTGATCGCGGCGCTGCTCGGCGCGGGTCCGGTCGCGGACGCTTTCCTGGTCGCGCTGCAATTCATCAATGTCGCGCGCCGCGCGCTCTCCGAGGGCTCGCTGAACGCTGCGCTGGTACCGATCTATCTGCGGCTGCGCGACAGCGAGGGCGCAATCGCGGCCACCGCTTTCGCGGGACAGGTGATGGGAAGCCTCTGCCTGATCCTGATCGGCATTGCCGTTGTGTTCACTGGGTTGATGCCGTTCGTGATCTCGGTGATGGCGCCGGGCTTTATCGGACATCAGACCATGCAACTCGCAATCGACGATGCGCGGCTGATGATGCCATACTTCGCTTTCGTCGGCCCGATCACGGTGATGATGGGCGTGCTCAACGCCGAGCGGCGTTTCCTGCTCACCGCATTCTCGCCGGTGCTGTTCAACCTGATGATGATCGCCATCATCCTGTCGCTGCTCCTGTGGCATCACGATGCGCAAACATCCGCGACGATTATCGCGGGCGCGGTCGGCGTTGCCGGGTGCTTCCAGATGCTGGTGCTGATCCAGCGGCGCCCATGGCGCAGCGGCCTCGCCGCGCCCATTCGCATCTCCTTCAATCCGCAGATCCGCGCCTTCTATCGCAAGGCCGTCCCCGGCATGATCGCGAATTCCGGGCCGCAATTCCTGATCGTCGCAGGCGCGATTATCGCCTCCGGCGCGCCCGCCGCCGTCTCCTGGCTTTATTTCGCCAACCGCCTGATCGAACTGCCGCTCGGCATGGTCGGCGTCGCCATGGGCACCGTGCTGATGCCGGAATTCACCCACGCGATCCAGAACGACGACCATGATGCCCTCACCCATGCGCAATCGCGCGGCGTCGAACTCGCCCTCGGTCTGGTGCTGCCGGCAACGCTCGGTTTGATGCTGCTGAGCGAACCAATCATCGGCATCCTGTTCCAGCACGGAGCGTTTACCGCAACCGACACCGTCGCAACCGCGGAGGCGCTGTCCGTGCTCGCGCTCGGGCTTCCCGCCTATGTGCTGGTGAAAGTTCTGTCCCCCGCCTTTTTCGCGCGCGAGGACACCCGGACGCCGCTTCTCGCTACGCTCGCAGGCATCGCAAGCGCGGTGATTGCGGGCCTTCTGGTCAGCCATCGCTTCGGCGTGTCCGGCATTGCCGCGAGCATCTCGCTCGGCGCCTGGATTTGCGCCCTGATCCTCACCTGGCGCGGTGCATCCTCGTTCGGCTTTTCCATCGACGAGACCGCGCGCATGCGGCTGCCGCGCATCGTGCTGTGCGCCGCCATCATGGGCCTTACGCTTTTCACCTCGCAATATTTCGTCGCCCCCCTGACGGAGAACGCGCCGTTCTTCCCCCGCCTCACCATCCTGGGCGGAATGATCGCGGCCGGCATTTCGTTCTACGGCCTGTTGCTCGACCTGTTCGATGTCGTGAGCTGGGGCGAGGCTTTCGGCGACTTGCGCGACCGGAGCCCGCGTGGCAAGTGA
- a CDS encoding pirin family protein produces the protein MSWMPSNDPILGDPQSCDALELVIVPRTRDLGDGFAVRRALPHGKRQMVGPFIFFDHFGPVQFIAGQGMDVRPHPHIGLATVTYLFDGSIMHRDSEGNIQEIKPGAMNLMTAGRGIAHSERTPDVPRANGQKMLGLQSWIALPQNREEIAPSFQHYSAASLPLVSDTGLKARIIAGKAFGATSPVDQTSEWFYAEVSLDAGSHAPLDADHEERAVYLVEGEVEIAHERYEAPRLLIFRPGDRITINAVTPTKMMFLGGTALEGPRYIWWNFVSSSRERIEQAKQDWKMGRFAHVPEETEFIPLPE, from the coding sequence ATGAGCTGGATGCCCTCCAACGACCCGATCCTCGGCGACCCGCAATCCTGTGACGCGCTCGAACTCGTCATCGTGCCGCGCACCCGCGATCTCGGCGACGGCTTCGCCGTTCGCCGCGCGCTGCCACACGGCAAGCGCCAGATGGTCGGCCCTTTCATCTTCTTCGATCATTTCGGCCCAGTGCAGTTCATCGCAGGTCAGGGCATGGACGTGCGGCCGCATCCGCATATTGGCCTTGCCACCGTCACCTATCTGTTCGACGGCTCCATCATGCACCGCGACAGCGAGGGCAACATTCAGGAGATCAAGCCGGGCGCGATGAACCTGATGACCGCCGGGCGCGGCATCGCCCACTCCGAGCGCACGCCGGACGTGCCCCGCGCCAACGGGCAGAAAATGCTCGGCCTGCAGAGCTGGATCGCACTGCCGCAGAACCGCGAGGAGATCGCGCCGTCGTTCCAGCATTACAGCGCCGCCAGCCTGCCCCTCGTCAGCGACACCGGGCTCAAGGCGCGCATCATCGCTGGCAAGGCGTTCGGCGCAACATCACCCGTCGATCAAACCTCCGAATGGTTCTACGCTGAGGTCAGCCTCGATGCCGGATCGCACGCACCGCTCGATGCCGATCACGAGGAGCGCGCGGTCTATCTCGTCGAGGGCGAGGTGGAAATCGCGCATGAACGCTACGAGGCTCCGCGCCTCCTGATCTTCCGCCCCGGCGACCGCATCACTATCAATGCGGTGACGCCGACAAAAATGATGTTCCTCGGCGGCACCGCGCTCGAGGGACCGCGTTACATCTGGTGGAATTTCGTCTCATCGAGCCGCGAACGCATCGAACAGGCCAAACAAGACTGGAAGATGGGCCGCTTCGCGCATGTCCCCGAGGAGACCGAATTCATTCCGTTGCCGGAATGA
- a CDS encoding malonyl-CoA decarboxylase, whose amino-acid sequence MPSLTFDRAFLTNLLGTLTDRGRDLIRGLTQGSPHRLADGELAELGETLLSRRGEATGVALAQALLAGYEAATPEQRLAFLEALADMFGPEREAIESAIEKVRAEGLSPDAVSALHESAEPRRQELIRRLNLAPGGTAALVRMREELLAYLGEHPQLRVVDDDFVHLFASWFNRGFLVLHRIDWTTPANILEKIIRYEAVHAIKNWDDLRNRLAPPDRRCYGFFHPRLVDEPLIFVEVALTKEIPGAIAPLLEETRTPIAPKQATTAVFYSISNTQRGLGGISFGNFLIKQVVEDLKREWPNLNTFVTLSPVPGFAAWLARERASDSPAALDAADKETLTALDQPGWIDDPAIAERVKPVLLAAAAYYFLEAKDKRGRAVDPVARFHLGNGARLEKLDYLGDTSTKGLKQSHGLMVNYCYDLDDIEDNHEAFVEKGVIAASTAVRKRLQTKSGLSGAA is encoded by the coding sequence ATGCCAAGCCTGACATTCGACCGCGCCTTTCTCACTAATCTTCTCGGCACCTTGACCGACCGGGGACGTGACCTGATCCGCGGTTTGACGCAAGGATCGCCGCATCGCCTTGCCGACGGCGAACTCGCCGAGCTTGGCGAGACATTGCTGTCCCGGCGTGGCGAAGCCACCGGCGTCGCTCTCGCACAAGCGCTGCTGGCCGGCTATGAAGCGGCGACGCCTGAACAGCGCCTCGCCTTTCTCGAAGCGCTCGCCGATATGTTCGGTCCCGAACGCGAAGCCATCGAAAGCGCAATCGAGAAAGTGCGCGCCGAAGGCTTGAGTCCGGATGCAGTCAGCGCGCTGCATGAATCCGCCGAGCCGCGGCGACAGGAGTTGATCCGCCGCCTCAATCTCGCGCCCGGCGGCACCGCCGCGCTGGTGCGAATGCGGGAAGAGCTGCTGGCCTATCTCGGCGAGCATCCGCAGTTGCGCGTAGTCGACGACGATTTTGTCCACCTATTCGCATCGTGGTTCAATCGCGGCTTTCTGGTGCTGCATCGAATCGACTGGACGACGCCCGCCAACATTCTGGAAAAAATCATCCGCTACGAAGCGGTGCACGCCATCAAGAACTGGGACGATTTGCGCAATCGGCTCGCACCGCCTGACCGGCGCTGCTACGGCTTCTTCCATCCCCGGCTTGTCGACGAGCCACTGATCTTCGTTGAGGTCGCGCTGACGAAGGAGATTCCCGGCGCCATCGCGCCGCTGCTTGAGGAAACCCGCACGCCAATCGCACCTAAACAGGCCACCACTGCCGTGTTCTATTCGATCTCGAACACCCAGCGCGGCCTCGGCGGCATTTCGTTCGGCAACTTCCTCATCAAGCAGGTGGTCGAGGACCTGAAGCGCGAGTGGCCGAACCTCAATACGTTCGTGACTCTTTCGCCGGTGCCGGGGTTCGCGGCGTGGCTCGCGCGCGAGCGCGCGTCGGATAGTCCCGCGGCCCTTGACGCTGCGGACAAGGAGACACTGACCGCACTCGACCAGCCCGGCTGGATCGACGACCCTGCGATCGCCGAACGCGTGAAGCCGGTGCTGCTGGCTGCGGCAGCCTACTATTTCCTGGAAGCCAAGGACAAACGTGGCCGCGCCGTCGATCCGGTCGCGCGCTTCCATCTGGGCAATGGCGCAAGATTGGAGAAGCTCGATTACCTCGGCGACACTTCGACCAAGGGTCTCAAGCAATCACACGGACTGATGGTGAATTATTGCTACGACCTCGACGACATCGAGGATAATCACGAAGCATTTGTCGAGAAAGGCGTCATCGCCGCCTCAACCGCCGTGCGCAAAAGACTGCAGACCAAGTCCGGCCTGAGCGGCGCGGCATAG
- a CDS encoding NifU family protein encodes MFIQTEATPNPATLKFLPGRTVLDNGTMEFTSRDSAVRSPLAVKLFDIPGVTGVFYGSDFVTVTKDDGDWQHLKPAILGTIMEHYMSGAPILADGAQPDAGPHAEEFFNEADAETVGIIKDIIETRVRPAVASDGGDITFRGFKDGIVFLDMKGSCSGCPSSTATLKHGIQNLLKHFVPDVVEVRPM; translated from the coding sequence ATGTTTATCCAGACCGAAGCTACCCCCAACCCCGCAACGCTGAAGTTCCTGCCCGGCCGCACCGTACTCGACAACGGCACGATGGAATTCACCAGCCGCGACAGCGCCGTGCGCTCGCCGCTTGCGGTGAAACTGTTCGACATTCCCGGCGTCACCGGCGTGTTCTACGGCTCCGATTTCGTCACCGTCACCAAGGACGACGGCGACTGGCAGCACCTGAAGCCCGCCATTCTCGGCACCATCATGGAACACTACATGTCCGGTGCGCCGATCCTTGCCGACGGTGCGCAGCCAGATGCCGGTCCGCATGCCGAGGAATTCTTCAACGAGGCCGACGCCGAGACGGTCGGCATCATCAAGGACATCATCGAAACCCGCGTCCGCCCGGCGGTCGCCAGTGATGGCGGCGATATCACCTTCCGCGGCTTCAAGGATGGCATCGTGTTCCTCGACATGAAGGGCTCGTGCTCGGGCTGCCCGTCCTCGACCGCGACGCTCAAACACGGCATCCAGAACCTGCTCAAGCATTTCGTGCCCGACGTTGTCGAAGTGAGGCCGATGTAA
- the miaB gene encoding tRNA (N6-isopentenyl adenosine(37)-C2)-methylthiotransferase MiaB, which produces MTPPRKLHIKSYGCQMNVYDAQRMVDTLAPEGFVETADATEADLVILNTCHIREKASEKVFSELGRLRVMKEEAAREGREMKIAVAGCVAQAEGEEITRRASTVDVVVGPQSYHNLPKLLARARSGAPAIETEFPIEDKFTSLPAPKPAAIRARGISSFVTVQEGCDKFCTFCVVPYTRGMEVSRPVAAIVDDVKRLVDNGVREITLIGQNVNAYHGEGEDGLTGSLGRLLHRLAAIPGIARLRYSTSHPRDVDDSLIEAHRDIPAVMPFVHLPVQSGSDRILAAMNRKHTAADYIRTIERFRKASPAIAFSSDFIVGFPGESEQDFSDTLALVTQISYAGAYSFKYSPRPGTPAADMQETDTALAVPAAVMDERLAQLQALIDAQQASFNRAAVGQTVEVLFERAAREPGQIVGRTPYLQPAHVMAPADIIGQVLPVTIDSLERYSLKGRLAPTHAADIPRISSIPATEPETFA; this is translated from the coding sequence ATGACGCCGCCGCGCAAGCTGCACATCAAATCCTACGGCTGCCAGATGAACGTCTACGATGCGCAACGCATGGTGGATACGCTGGCTCCTGAAGGATTCGTGGAGACGGCGGACGCCACTGAGGCCGACCTCGTCATCCTCAACACCTGTCACATCCGCGAGAAGGCCTCGGAGAAAGTATTCTCCGAACTCGGACGCCTGCGGGTGATGAAGGAAGAGGCTGCGCGCGAGGGGCGCGAGATGAAGATCGCTGTCGCCGGCTGCGTGGCGCAGGCCGAAGGCGAGGAGATCACCCGCCGCGCCTCGACCGTCGATGTCGTGGTCGGCCCGCAGAGTTACCATAATCTGCCAAAACTTCTGGCCAGAGCACGCAGCGGCGCGCCCGCGATCGAAACCGAATTTCCGATCGAGGATAAATTCACATCTTTGCCCGCGCCGAAGCCCGCGGCGATCCGCGCGCGTGGCATCTCGTCGTTCGTCACCGTGCAGGAAGGCTGCGACAAATTCTGTACCTTCTGCGTGGTGCCCTATACGCGCGGCATGGAAGTGTCGCGACCGGTCGCGGCCATCGTCGATGACGTGAAGCGCCTCGTCGACAATGGCGTGCGCGAAATCACGCTGATCGGTCAGAACGTCAACGCCTATCACGGCGAAGGCGAGGATGGGCTGACAGGGTCGCTTGGCCGCCTGCTGCATCGCCTCGCCGCCATTCCGGGGATCGCGCGGCTGCGTTATTCGACGAGCCACCCACGTGACGTCGATGATTCGCTGATCGAAGCCCATCGTGACATTCCCGCCGTGATGCCGTTCGTGCATCTGCCGGTGCAGTCCGGCTCCGACCGGATTCTCGCGGCGATGAACCGCAAACACACTGCGGCCGATTACATCCGCACCATCGAGCGGTTCCGCAAGGCGTCCCCGGCGATTGCATTTTCCTCGGATTTCATCGTCGGGTTTCCAGGTGAAAGTGAACAGGATTTTTCCGATACCCTCGCACTCGTCACACAAATCAGCTACGCTGGCGCCTATTCGTTCAAGTATTCGCCCCGCCCGGGCACCCCGGCGGCGGACATGCAGGAGACGGACACGGCCTTGGCGGTTCCAGCAGCGGTGATGGACGAGCGCCTGGCGCAGCTCCAGGCCTTGATCGACGCCCAGCAGGCGAGCTTCAACAGGGCTGCCGTCGGCCAGACGGTCGAGGTGCTGTTCGAACGCGCGGCGCGTGAACCCGGCCAGATCGTCGGTCGTACTCCCTATCTGCAACCGGCACATGTGATGGCGCCCGCCGACATCATCGGTCAAGTTCTGCCGGTCACCATCGACAGTCTGGAACGCTACAGCCTCAAGGGCCGCCTCGCGCCCACACATGCGGCGGACATACCTCGCATATCTTCGATCCCTGCAACGGAGCCTGAAACCTTTGCCTAA